In one window of Cellulophaga sp. HaHa_2_95 DNA:
- a CDS encoding helix-turn-helix domain-containing protein, with protein MEIILTVFSGIIIIGFLLGFSILMKPSFKSNTNKYLGFTVLTICMLLVKLILPEFDYFRAHQKLNIICNIEWILLAPVFLFLFSIKSIDNKLSSYKELKLLYLPFIFSLLLNTIDCLERDFRLFTFKSAAILRLRHNLFMFESKLIYIYIAFLMLWLFFILKNSPSKQANKAIRNLHLVLSLIIIFWIMVDFIRGIFPHEINKYYGLVLLIVGSFSLFWISYTIIYKHKMLHQASEINKILRNQEASVANTEPSVSTQTIFEKFEALFKEEHIYRNPNITRESVAQQLDISAGYLSQVITTNSDDNFSSIINHYRITEVKKMLCDATFDKYSIEAIGLEAGYSSKTTFYKAFKNSTNMTPKTYKEKYG; from the coding sequence ATGGAAATTATTCTGACTGTTTTTAGTGGTATCATCATCATTGGCTTCTTACTTGGCTTTTCTATACTGATGAAGCCTTCTTTTAAAAGTAATACCAATAAATACCTTGGATTTACGGTACTGACAATTTGTATGCTGCTAGTAAAATTAATACTACCAGAATTTGATTATTTCCGTGCACATCAAAAACTAAATATCATTTGCAATATTGAATGGATTCTATTAGCTCCTGTTTTTCTGTTCCTATTTAGTATAAAAAGTATAGACAACAAACTTTCTTCTTATAAGGAATTAAAATTGCTCTACCTTCCATTTATTTTCTCCCTACTTCTAAATACCATTGATTGCCTGGAAAGAGATTTTCGATTATTTACTTTTAAAAGTGCCGCTATCTTAAGGTTAAGGCATAATCTATTCATGTTTGAAAGTAAATTAATTTATATATACATTGCTTTTTTAATGCTTTGGTTATTCTTCATCTTAAAAAATTCGCCTTCAAAACAAGCAAATAAAGCCATCCGGAACTTACACCTTGTTTTAAGTCTGATCATTATATTTTGGATTATGGTAGATTTTATACGTGGCATATTCCCCCATGAGATTAACAAGTATTATGGTTTAGTTCTTCTTATTGTAGGTTCTTTTTCTTTATTTTGGATTTCTTACACCATAATATATAAGCATAAAATGCTGCACCAAGCCAGTGAGATTAATAAGATACTCCGCAATCAAGAAGCTAGTGTCGCCAACACTGAACCTTCCGTTTCTACGCAGACCATTTTTGAGAAATTTGAGGCACTTTTTAAAGAAGAACATATCTATAGAAACCCAAACATTACAAGAGAATCTGTTGCACAACAATTGGATATTAGCGCAGGGTATCTATCACAGGTTATTACTACCAACAGTGATGATAACTTTTCAAGTATTATAAATCACTATAGAATTACGGAGGTAAAAAAAATGTTGTGCGATGCTACCTTTGACAAGTATAGTATTGAAGCGATTGGGCTTGAAGCTGGATATTCTTCAAAAACGACCTTCTACAAAGCTTTTAAGAATAGTACAAATATGACCCCTAAAACCTATAAGGAGAAATATGGATGA
- a CDS encoding amidohydrolase family protein codes for MHKTFIFLFIIVISLPAKLIGQQKNTYIKAGFLYDSKSNTLLKNKLIQIQGTKIISISEFESLPKNSQVIDLKEYTVLPGLIDAHTHVLFYQEANEDFAEHSVKSLTMESDALRALRGAKRAKSYLEEGITSIKDLGNSGLYLDVALRDAINEGTIDGPRIFASGPILAANGGQVYGVLPKHQNIIDLEYRIITNPEDAKNAVREHVNQNVDLIKICADNIPNNTYLTIDEIKSIVKTAHSYNLKVTAHSVTNQSAWNAIEAGVDGIEHGFNLADSTLVNMAEKQIFLVPTENSKSYMYTYAKLANYKENELDWIDNYIDRMKKRLDRAIKIGVPIVAGSDNYTDIKTSSGKSSKDMYRYYLEAGMKPLDILQSSTYISAFQLGRENEIGYIQPKSNADIIAVKGDIINDFISTLENVVFIMKDGNIYKNEND; via the coding sequence ATGCACAAAACCTTTATATTTTTATTCATAATTGTTATTTCCTTACCAGCAAAATTAATAGGACAACAAAAGAACACTTATATCAAAGCGGGATTTTTATATGACAGTAAAAGCAATACGCTACTAAAAAACAAGCTTATACAAATTCAAGGGACAAAAATTATTTCTATTAGCGAATTTGAATCTTTACCTAAAAATAGCCAAGTCATTGATTTAAAAGAGTATACTGTCCTTCCAGGACTAATTGATGCACATACACATGTACTTTTTTATCAAGAGGCCAATGAAGATTTTGCAGAACACAGCGTTAAATCGCTGACCATGGAAAGTGATGCTTTAAGAGCACTTCGTGGTGCTAAAAGAGCTAAAAGTTATTTAGAAGAAGGAATAACAAGCATTAAAGACCTTGGGAACTCTGGTTTATACCTTGATGTAGCACTTCGAGACGCTATTAATGAAGGTACAATTGATGGTCCTCGCATTTTTGCATCTGGTCCAATTTTAGCAGCAAATGGCGGACAAGTTTATGGTGTACTACCTAAACACCAAAACATTATAGATTTAGAGTATCGAATCATAACGAATCCTGAAGATGCAAAAAATGCTGTTCGTGAACATGTTAATCAAAATGTAGACTTAATCAAAATTTGTGCTGATAATATTCCAAATAACACCTATTTAACAATAGATGAAATAAAATCTATTGTAAAGACTGCTCACTCATATAATTTGAAAGTCACAGCTCATTCCGTAACAAATCAGTCCGCATGGAATGCAATTGAAGCTGGTGTAGATGGAATTGAACATGGTTTTAATTTAGCAGATAGCACTTTAGTTAACATGGCAGAAAAGCAAATATTTCTTGTACCTACAGAAAATAGTAAATCATATATGTACACTTATGCAAAACTCGCTAACTATAAAGAAAATGAGTTAGATTGGATTGACAACTATATTGATAGAATGAAAAAAAGACTTGATCGAGCAATTAAAATAGGTGTTCCTATAGTAGCCGGTTCTGATAATTATACTGATATAAAAACATCTAGCGGAAAATCATCTAAAGACATGTATAGGTACTATTTAGAAGCAGGAATGAAGCCTTTAGACATACTTCAGTCCAGCACATATATTTCGGCTTTTCAATTAGGAAGAGAAAATGAAATTGGTTACATACAACCTAAATCAAATGCAGATATTATTGCTGTAAAAGGAGATATAATTAATGATTTCATCTCAACATTAGAAAACGTTGTATTTATTATGAAAGATGGAAATATTTATAAAAATGAAAACGACTAA
- a CDS encoding SMI1/KNR4 family protein encodes MRKFTISKRFHKSEYKLLEERIESDLPNELFQILEIYAGCNVEERIYCDKNAKKWTMASFLTFPQIFKYFENIEEELGFAELDIKLLSFAFEEGGWRFCISTEINYPVYIFKSSNYAGKDAFEKISPSITEFLNGLQLPNKKEN; translated from the coding sequence ATGAGAAAATTCACAATATCTAAGAGGTTTCATAAATCAGAATACAAACTTTTAGAGGAAAGAATTGAGAGTGACTTGCCAAATGAATTGTTTCAGATTTTAGAAATTTATGCAGGATGTAATGTGGAAGAAAGAATCTATTGTGACAAAAATGCTAAAAAGTGGACGATGGCTAGCTTTTTAACCTTTCCTCAGATTTTTAAATATTTTGAAAATATTGAGGAGGAACTAGGTTTTGCGGAATTGGATATTAAGCTTCTTTCGTTTGCTTTTGAAGAAGGTGGTTGGAGATTTTGTATTTCAACAGAAATAAACTACCCTGTTTATATATTCAAATCTTCTAATTATGCAGGGAAAGATGCCTTTGAAAAAATATCACCTTCGATTACGGAATTTCTAAATGGATTACAATTACCGAATAAAAAAGAAAACTAA
- a CDS encoding SH3 domain-containing protein: MKKIIHLLLIISTNIFAQEHIVTAKSGLSIRTQASIESDKIGKLNYGQTVDVLKETIESFQVIDNNKTISGYWVKIKMDNSNYGYVFNGYLEFKKDYTDYTVAKQFLNAHVRGSILEKRFLTTKNFKEICTKTSEQDFYYEPETGHHIALDADLILDAQDYPDDGFKISSFDSESGYVILEGIGWESFKVAVKVVNENGIFLVDGSGIINIPLDKRPN, from the coding sequence ATGAAAAAAATAATACATCTTTTATTAATAATATCAACTAATATTTTTGCTCAAGAACATATTGTAACAGCAAAAAGTGGTTTATCAATTAGGACTCAAGCTAGTATTGAAAGTGATAAAATCGGTAAATTAAACTATGGACAGACTGTCGATGTATTAAAAGAAACTATAGAATCCTTTCAAGTCATAGATAATAACAAAACAATATCTGGTTATTGGGTTAAAATAAAGATGGATAATTCTAATTACGGATATGTCTTTAATGGATATTTAGAATTTAAAAAAGATTATACCGATTATACAGTAGCTAAACAGTTTCTTAATGCTCACGTAAGAGGGAGCATTTTAGAGAAAAGATTTCTTACCACTAAAAACTTCAAGGAAATATGTACTAAAACATCAGAACAAGATTTTTATTACGAACCTGAAACAGGTCATCATATAGCACTTGATGCCGACCTTATCCTTGATGCTCAAGACTATCCTGATGATGGATTTAAAATCTCTAGTTTTGATTCAGAATCTGGATATGTTATATTAGAAGGAATTGGATGGGAATCATTTAAAGTTGCAGTAAAAGTTGTGAATGAAAACGGAATATTTTTAGTGGATGGCTCAGGAATAATAAATATACCTCTTGATAAAAGACCTAATTGA
- a CDS encoding transposase — translation MVFNLIGEWCVSNKFTTASQLCSYVCITPTIRESGSSVRGRARISKVGNKKFRKLLFLCSFNACKHNKFCRAVYERIVNQEQQKKLALIAVANKLGKQSYAIATSGRPYDERYFSVLPK, via the coding sequence ATAGTGTTTAATTTAATCGGTGAATGGTGCGTTTCAAACAAGTTTACAACGGCATCACAACTTTGTAGTTATGTCTGTATAACCCCAACGATACGAGAGTCTGGGAGCAGTGTAAGAGGTAGAGCGAGAATAAGTAAGGTCGGTAATAAAAAGTTTCGGAAGCTATTGTTTCTATGTTCTTTCAATGCTTGTAAACACAACAAATTTTGTCGAGCGGTATATGAGCGAATCGTGAACCAGGAGCAGCAAAAGAAACTAGCATTGATAGCCGTTGCCAACAAACTAGGCAAACAGTCTTATGCTATAGCAACATCTGGTAGACCCTATGATGAAAGGTACTTTTCTGTATTACCTAAATAA
- a CDS encoding LemA family protein, whose amino-acid sequence MIWIYNRIVKHKNHIQFSKQNIDVQLKKRFEALPNIAATAKKFMAHESSVHTEIAQLRSGYSAAKGSEKVALESELSKLLGNLSISFENYPELKSNESIIHLQRSINEFAEQISASQRAYNNSVLTYNDAVSTFPSNIIASIFGFKEEVYLNIITKEEQRENPDMNSLL is encoded by the coding sequence ATGATTTGGATATACAATAGAATAGTTAAGCATAAAAATCATATTCAATTTTCTAAACAGAATATAGATGTGCAACTAAAAAAACGCTTTGAGGCTTTACCTAATATTGCGGCAACGGCTAAAAAATTTATGGCGCATGAAAGTTCTGTGCATACAGAAATTGCACAATTACGAAGTGGTTATAGTGCTGCAAAAGGTTCTGAGAAGGTAGCTTTAGAAAGTGAGTTGTCAAAATTGTTAGGAAACCTATCTATTAGTTTTGAAAACTATCCAGAATTAAAATCAAACGAATCTATTATTCACCTGCAGCGTTCTATCAATGAATTTGCGGAACAAATTTCTGCATCGCAACGCGCTTACAATAATTCTGTCCTTACCTATAATGATGCGGTATCTACTTTTCCGAGTAATATTATAGCCTCGATTTTTGGTTTTAAAGAAGAAGTTTATTTAAATATTATAACGAAAGAGGAGCAACGAGAGAATCCAGATATGAATAGTTTATTATAG